One part of the Sphingopyxis sp. PAMC25046 genome encodes these proteins:
- the rimM gene encoding ribosome maturation factor RimM (Essential for efficient processing of 16S rRNA): protein MNADRPVTLAAIAGAHGVRGEVRLKLFGEGAEALRAFSVFDAGDRKLTLKSVRPANQGAVATFAEVTDRSAAEALRGTVLTVPRSALPALGEGEYYHHDLIGLPCVSTDGQAIGHVAAVENFGAGDILEVEKPGGKRFMVPMTAQAVPAWNADGVTVDAAFVE, encoded by the coding sequence ATGAACGCCGATCGTCCTGTCACCCTCGCCGCCATCGCCGGCGCGCACGGGGTGCGGGGCGAGGTGCGTTTGAAGCTATTTGGCGAAGGCGCGGAGGCTCTCCGCGCCTTTTCCGTTTTCGATGCGGGGGATCGCAAACTGACCTTGAAGTCGGTGCGCCCCGCCAACCAGGGCGCGGTCGCGACCTTCGCCGAAGTCACCGACCGGAGCGCCGCAGAGGCGCTCCGCGGCACTGTCCTCACCGTCCCGCGCTCGGCGCTGCCCGCCTTGGGCGAGGGCGAATATTATCACCACGACCTGATCGGCCTGCCATGCGTCTCCACCGACGGCCAGGCCATTGGCCATGTCGCCGCGGTCGAAAATTTCGGCGCGGGCGACATCCTCGAAGTCGAGAAACCGGGCGGCAAACGCTTCATGGTCCCGATGACCGCGCAGGCGGTGCCGGCTTGGAACGCCGACGGCGTGACCGTCGACGCGGCGTTCGTCGAGTAA